From one Candidatus Thermoplasmatota archaeon genomic stretch:
- the carA gene encoding glutamine-hydrolyzing carbamoyl-phosphate synthase small subunit, translated as MKGFLVLEDGTVFEGEAFGARKEVLGEVVFATGMTGYQESLTDPSYCGQILAASYPLIGNYGVNDIDFQSTKVQVWGYVVKEICESPSHRDSRTTIHQLLIENGIPGISGVDTRSLIRRLRNFGTMKGGISTADPERLLGRIRGMRHPEDTNLVANVSTKKIVRHDRGKPKTVALFDCGLKSNIIEELSQRFNVIQLPFDTTEKTVRDLEPDGIFISNGPGNPAHPEIMASTVATLGELKEDFPMMGICLGHQLLSLMFGSKTYKLKFGHRGINQPVKFEGKVYITSQNHGFAVDPVSAEEAGLEITVTNLNDGTVEGMRHRELPIFSVQFHPEAHPGPQDTGFLFDRFRKMLEGA; from the coding sequence ATGAAGGGCTTCCTGGTCCTAGAGGATGGGACAGTTTTTGAGGGGGAGGCCTTCGGTGCTCGCAAGGAAGTCCTTGGAGAGGTCGTTTTCGCTACAGGGATGACGGGGTACCAGGAGTCTTTGACGGACCCGTCCTATTGCGGTCAGATACTCGCGGCGTCATATCCGTTGATCGGCAACTACGGAGTGAACGACATCGATTTCCAGTCCACCAAGGTCCAGGTTTGGGGCTATGTTGTAAAGGAAATATGTGAATCGCCCAGCCATCGTGACTCGCGGACAACAATCCACCAACTGTTGATCGAAAACGGGATTCCAGGGATCTCAGGCGTCGACACGCGCTCACTTATCAGACGGCTTCGCAACTTCGGAACGATGAAAGGTGGGATCTCCACGGCCGACCCAGAACGACTGCTGGGAAGAATCCGTGGAATGAGGCATCCCGAAGACACCAACTTGGTCGCCAATGTGAGCACCAAGAAGATCGTGCGGCATGATCGTGGGAAGCCAAAGACCGTCGCTCTGTTCGACTGTGGGCTCAAATCGAACATCATCGAGGAACTCAGTCAAAGGTTCAATGTCATTCAGCTGCCGTTCGACACCACTGAGAAGACTGTGAGAGATCTCGAGCCGGACGGGATCTTCATATCCAACGGCCCAGGGAACCCGGCACACCCCGAGATCATGGCGTCCACAGTGGCTACGCTCGGGGAGCTGAAGGAGGACTTCCCCATGATGGGCATCTGCCTCGGCCATCAGCTTCTCTCGTTGATGTTCGGTTCAAAGACCTACAAGCTCAAGTTCGGCCACAGGGGAATCAATCAACCGGTCAAGTTCGAGGGTAAGGTGTACATCACATCGCAGAACCACGGTTTCGCCGTAGACCCAGTATCCGCTGAGGAGGCAGGTCTTGAGATCACCGTCACAAACCTGAACGACGGGACGGTAGAGGGAATGCGACATAGAGAGCTGCCGATCTTCTCAGTGCAGTTCCACCCCGAGGCCCATCCTGGTCCTCAGGACACGGGCTTCCTGTTCGACCGGTTCAGGAAGATGCTGGAGGGAGCCTGA
- the carB gene encoding carbamoyl-phosphate synthase large subunit, which yields MPKRTDLKKLMVIGSGPIVIGQAAEFDFSGSQASRSLREEGYTTVLVNSNPATIQTDLEIADIVYVEPLNIETVTKILEKERVQGILSGMGGQTALNLCSELAENGTLERLKVELLGSQPRAIALSEDRELFRKTMLDLREPIPKSKTANSVEGAKNAAQEIGGYPVLVRPAFTLGGTGGGIAHDEQELEDIAGRGLAYSRIHQVLIEESVIGWKEFEYEVMRDSKDNCIIVCSMENLDPMGVHTGDSIVVAPAQTLSDRDHQMLRRATIKIIRALGIEGGANIQFAVHPKTGEYRVIEVNPRVSRSSALASKATGYPIARVAAKIAVGRTLDEIPNAITGRTCAAFEPSIDYVVVKIPRWPFDKFRTVDRRLGTQMKSTGEVMAIGRNIQEALLKAVRSLEIDRVGLEPEKWSDEEIAKELADATDARLFMIAEALRRGVSQERVCALTNWDPFFVKKLMEIIETESMLKKRLDDGTLRLAKRLGFSDEYISLLTGKEERTIRNQRTSKGIAATYKMVDTCAAEFEATTPYFYSTYESECEARPSSNRKVIVVGSGPIRIGQGIEFDYCCVHGAIALKEEGIDAIVINNNPETVSTDFDISTRLYFEPITVEDVLNVIEKEDADGVILQFGGQTSINLALPLQKELKGRKTKILGTSPDSMDLAEDRKKFAKLMDELGIRQPKSGTGLSFDEVKNLAQEIGYPVLIRPSYVLGGRAMEIVYNESELETYMKSAAKVSKKRPILVDKYLTHAIEIDVDAVSDGTDVYIGGILEHIEEAGVHSGDATMVLPPQTLKPDVLKEIRRVTKEVALALKTIGLMNLQLAYKDGEIFMLEANPRSSRTVPIISKATGVPLAKVATKIMLGRTLKDLGLQGEAKIKHVAVKASVFPFLKLPGVDSILGPEMKSTGEVMGIDTSYPAAVWKALVASGQKLPMKGKVYISVADVDKKSAVDLARRLSSIGFSIYATKGTTDVLRSKNIEATSVHRISEHGSPDALSLMRQGNVQLVINTPTEASGARRDGYMMRRLAVELEIPIFTTIQGARAAVMAMEHAVKKEMTVNDLSFFHNLS from the coding sequence ATGCCGAAGAGGACGGATCTGAAGAAGCTGATGGTGATAGGTTCGGGTCCAATCGTCATAGGACAGGCGGCGGAGTTCGATTTCTCCGGTTCGCAGGCGAGTCGGTCATTGAGAGAGGAAGGCTACACTACGGTCCTGGTGAACTCCAACCCGGCCACCATCCAGACAGACCTCGAGATTGCAGACATCGTATATGTGGAGCCTCTCAACATCGAGACCGTCACGAAGATCCTCGAGAAGGAGAGAGTCCAGGGCATCCTCTCAGGAATGGGCGGCCAGACAGCTCTCAACTTATGTTCTGAACTTGCGGAGAATGGGACTCTCGAACGATTGAAGGTGGAGTTGCTAGGGAGTCAGCCAAGGGCGATAGCGTTGTCCGAGGACCGGGAGCTGTTCAGGAAGACCATGCTAGACCTGAGAGAACCCATCCCGAAGAGCAAGACGGCTAACTCGGTGGAAGGAGCCAAGAATGCCGCGCAAGAGATAGGTGGTTATCCGGTTCTTGTGCGGCCCGCATTCACACTCGGAGGAACCGGAGGAGGGATAGCCCACGACGAGCAGGAGCTCGAAGACATCGCAGGCAGAGGCCTGGCTTATTCGAGGATCCATCAAGTCCTGATCGAGGAAAGCGTCATCGGGTGGAAGGAGTTCGAGTACGAGGTGATGCGCGACTCGAAAGACAACTGCATAATCGTCTGCAGCATGGAGAACCTCGACCCGATGGGAGTCCACACGGGCGATAGCATTGTTGTTGCTCCTGCCCAGACCCTGAGCGATCGGGACCATCAGATGCTCAGAAGAGCGACGATCAAGATCATACGCGCCCTGGGGATCGAAGGCGGAGCGAACATTCAGTTCGCGGTCCATCCGAAGACAGGAGAGTATCGTGTCATCGAGGTGAATCCGAGGGTTTCAAGGAGTTCCGCGCTGGCATCCAAGGCGACAGGGTATCCCATCGCCAGAGTGGCTGCGAAGATCGCTGTCGGACGTACTCTGGACGAAATCCCCAATGCGATAACGGGAAGGACATGCGCAGCGTTCGAACCTTCCATAGACTATGTCGTGGTGAAGATTCCCAGGTGGCCATTCGACAAGTTCAGGACCGTTGACAGGAGACTCGGGACTCAGATGAAAAGCACCGGCGAGGTCATGGCCATCGGGAGGAACATCCAAGAGGCGCTCCTGAAAGCCGTGCGGTCTCTCGAGATCGACAGGGTCGGTCTTGAGCCTGAGAAATGGTCCGATGAGGAGATTGCGAAGGAGCTGGCGGATGCCACCGACGCCAGGTTGTTCATGATTGCGGAGGCTCTGCGAAGAGGTGTCTCTCAGGAGAGAGTATGCGCGCTCACAAACTGGGACCCGTTCTTCGTCAAGAAGCTCATGGAGATCATTGAAACAGAGAGCATGCTGAAGAAGCGCCTGGACGATGGTACGTTGAGGCTCGCGAAGAGGCTCGGCTTCAGTGACGAATACATTTCACTCCTCACGGGAAAGGAAGAGCGGACAATCAGAAACCAGAGGACATCGAAGGGAATTGCTGCAACCTACAAGATGGTCGACACCTGCGCAGCGGAGTTCGAGGCCACCACACCGTACTTCTATTCCACATACGAATCAGAGTGCGAGGCGAGACCTTCCAGCAACAGGAAAGTGATCGTGGTCGGCTCAGGTCCGATACGCATTGGCCAAGGGATAGAGTTCGACTATTGTTGCGTCCACGGAGCCATCGCCCTGAAGGAAGAGGGGATCGACGCCATAGTCATCAACAACAATCCCGAAACGGTCTCGACAGACTTCGACATCTCTACCAGGTTGTACTTCGAGCCCATAACGGTCGAAGACGTCCTGAACGTGATAGAGAAGGAGGACGCGGACGGGGTGATCCTCCAGTTCGGCGGGCAGACATCCATCAACCTTGCGCTCCCCCTCCAGAAGGAGCTGAAAGGAAGGAAGACGAAGATACTGGGGACATCTCCAGACTCGATGGACCTCGCAGAGGATCGGAAGAAGTTCGCGAAGCTTATGGACGAGTTGGGGATCCGCCAGCCGAAGTCCGGGACCGGCCTCTCGTTCGATGAGGTAAAGAACCTCGCCCAGGAAATCGGCTACCCGGTGCTGATAAGACCCAGCTATGTCCTCGGCGGAAGGGCCATGGAGATCGTATACAACGAATCGGAGCTGGAGACGTACATGAAGAGTGCTGCAAAGGTCTCCAAGAAGCGCCCCATTCTCGTCGACAAATACCTCACGCACGCGATTGAAATCGATGTGGACGCGGTCTCCGATGGGACAGATGTCTACATCGGGGGGATTCTCGAGCACATAGAGGAGGCCGGTGTTCATTCAGGGGACGCAACGATGGTCCTGCCGCCACAAACCTTGAAACCTGACGTCTTGAAGGAAATCAGAAGGGTCACGAAGGAGGTCGCGCTCGCGCTCAAGACAATAGGCCTGATGAACCTCCAACTGGCGTACAAGGACGGCGAGATATTCATGCTTGAGGCAAACCCGAGGTCAAGCAGGACCGTGCCGATCATCTCGAAGGCCACTGGTGTGCCGCTCGCAAAGGTTGCCACGAAAATCATGCTGGGAAGGACTCTGAAGGATCTCGGACTCCAGGGCGAGGCAAAGATCAAGCATGTCGCGGTCAAGGCATCGGTTTTCCCCTTTCTGAAACTGCCTGGAGTGGACAGCATCCTGGGTCCTGAGATGAAGTCCACAGGAGAGGTCATGGGCATAGACACGTCCTATCCAGCGGCAGTGTGGAAGGCGCTCGTCGCTTCGGGCCAGAAACTCCCCATGAAAGGGAAGGTGTACATCAGCGTCGCGGACGTCGACAAGAAATCTGCAGTGGACCTTGCTAGGAGACTGTCATCAATCGGATTCTCGATATACGCCACCAAAGGCACGACGGATGTCCTCAGGTCCAAGAACATCGAGGCAACTTCCGTGCACAGAATATCAGAGCATGGCTCTCCTGACGCGCTCTCGCTGATGCGCCAAGGCAATGTGCAGCTGGTAATCAACACACCGACAGAGGCGTCGGGTGCCAGAAGGGATGGCTACATGATGCGCAGGCTGGCCGTTGAGCTGGAGATTCCGATCTTCACGACGATTCAGGGTGCGAGGGCCGCAGTCATGGCCATGGAGCATGCCGTGAAGAAGGAAATGACCGTCAACGATCTATCATTCTTCCACAACTTGAGCTAG
- a CDS encoding sulfide-dependent adenosine diphosphate thiazole synthase has product MPIFEKSSESSVTRAIISQFAKDMDGFAETDVIIIGGGPSGLMAARDLALKKVRVLIVERNNYLGGGFWIGGFLMNTITVRAPAQKILDELEVKYKMYEKGLYMTPGPLACAKLIASACEAGVSVLNMVSFDDVVLREKNRVAGAVVNWTPVGALPRQITCVDPVALESKLVIDATGHDAMVVKKLEERGLIKTPGFGAMWIEKSEDAVVEHTGFCHPGLIVTGMAVSTTFGLPRMGPTFGSMLLSGRRGADVAYKHLKKL; this is encoded by the coding sequence ATGCCGATCTTCGAAAAATCGTCCGAAAGTTCAGTGACGCGCGCAATCATTTCTCAGTTCGCCAAAGACATGGACGGCTTTGCCGAAACAGATGTCATAATCATCGGCGGCGGTCCGAGCGGGCTCATGGCGGCGCGCGACCTCGCACTGAAGAAGGTGAGGGTGCTCATCGTAGAGAGGAACAACTACCTCGGTGGCGGCTTCTGGATCGGCGGATTCCTCATGAACACGATTACCGTCAGAGCGCCCGCACAGAAGATACTGGATGAGCTCGAGGTGAAGTACAAGATGTACGAAAAGGGGTTGTACATGACCCCTGGTCCTCTGGCCTGCGCGAAGCTCATTGCATCGGCGTGTGAGGCGGGCGTCAGCGTCCTCAACATGGTATCGTTCGATGATGTCGTGCTCCGCGAAAAGAACAGGGTCGCTGGCGCAGTCGTTAACTGGACGCCTGTTGGAGCGCTCCCGAGGCAGATCACCTGTGTAGATCCCGTTGCTCTGGAGTCCAAGTTGGTCATCGATGCCACAGGCCACGATGCCATGGTCGTCAAGAAGCTCGAGGAGCGCGGTCTTATCAAGACGCCCGGGTTCGGTGCGATGTGGATTGAGAAGAGCGAAGACGCTGTGGTCGAACACACCGGTTTCTGCCATCCCGGACTCATAGTGACGGGCATGGCGGTCTCAACGACCTTCGGCCTGCCTAGGATGGGCCCGACTTTCGGCTCGATGCTCTTGTCGGGCAGGCGGGGAGCTGATGTCGCGTACAAGCACCTCAAGAAGCTCTGA
- a CDS encoding YHS domain-containing protein produces MDIDPICKMDVDPNTAKWKSTYKGKEYYFCAPGCKKAFDKNPDKYA; encoded by the coding sequence ATGGATATAGACCCAATATGCAAGATGGATGTGGACCCGAACACAGCTAAGTGGAAGTCGACCTACAAGGGCAAGGAATACTACTTCTGTGCCCCTGGCTGCAAGAAGGCATTCGACAAGAATCCCGACAAGTACGCCTGA